The Catenulispora sp. MAP5-51 genome segment TCCCCAGCATCGGGGCTCTCCTTGGGTTCTCGGGTCTGGCCGGATTCTCGGGTCTGGCCGCGGCGGCCCATGGGTGACATCGAAAGGGTGGGGCGTGGTTGTCGCGCCCCACCCTCGGACCAATCAGGACTCAGATATCCGAGCCCTGTGTTCTCGGCTCGGCGCGCAGCCTCAGATGCTCAGGCCGACGCAGCCGGAGGAGTGGTCGTCGATGGCGATCGAGGCCTCGTGGTTGCGCAGCGCCGGGCCGAGGTTGCCGCCCCTGTTCGGGCTCAGGAAGTCGGAGTCGCCCGAGTAGCCGGGGAAGACCCAGATGCCGACGTTGCAGAGCGAGCCGTTGTCGGCGGAGGCGGCGTTGTTGCGCACCGGTCCGTCCGCGCCGAACAGCGCGGTGATGGTGCTGACCTTCGGGCTCGTCGAGCGCCAGACGCTGCCCTGCTGGTTCTGGTGGTAGTAGAGGCAGAACCAGTACGCGCTGACCGAGTTGCACGAGGCGGGGCTGTTCCAGCTGCTGACGTTGGCGCTGTCCGCGCTCGCCTGCGTGGCGCCGGCTCCGACCATCAGGGTGCCGGCGGCCGCGGCCAGGCCCACCATCGAGACAAGCTTGCGTTTCATGGTTGGTTCCTTTTCGTCGACGTGGATCGGGATCAGACGCGCCGCCTTGGATACGGCGCGCCGGCTTCGGGATACGGTCACCAGGCCGAGGCCGGTGCCGCGACGGTGGCCACGGAGCCGTGGTTGAACGCGGCGCCCCACGGCGGGTTGCCCGAGGTGTTGCAGGTGGTGCTGCCGCTGTAGTGGCCGCACGACCAGGGCGAGTCGATGATCGCCTGGGCCGTCGTGGCCGGCGCCGCCGAGGACGCCAGGTCGGCCACGATGTGGCCGTAGTCCGAGGTGCCCTGCTGCAGGTTCTGCGCGGCGAAGTCGGCCGCGGTGATCAGGTTGTTGTAGCTGCCCAGGCCCGCACCGCCGCCGGAGCCGTAGCCGTTGTTCAGCGGGTTGTTCCGGTCCCACCAGTCCGAGGGTGGTTCCTCGCTGGACATCCACTGCATGATCACGGTGACGTTGTTGGTGCTCTGCGGCCAGCCGCCGTCGGCCAGGACGTGCTTGGCCCAGTCGGCGTTCGTCGACTGCCCGGCGGTGGTCGTCGAGCCGCTGCCGTACTGGTAGTAGCCCACGACGGTGCCGCCGTCGGAGACGTTGTTGGTCTGGATGTAGGTGCCGGTGTCGTAGGCGTTGATCATCTTGCCGTTGCCGATGTAGACGCCGACGTGGTGCGTGTTCGTGCTGCTGGAGCCGAAGAACACCAGGTCGCCGGGGACCGGGGACGACACCCGCGTCATCTCGCTGATCTGCACGTCCGTGCCGCTGGCGCCGAGCACGTCGTGGCCGTAGGCCAGGGCGTAGACCCAGCGGGCGAAGCCGGAGCAGTCGACGCTGATCTCGCCGTTGTAGCCGGGCGTGCCGTTCTGCGTCGCGGTCCAGCACGCGGGGTCGCCGCCGTCCGCGGCGCAGTCGGCCGGGCTCGGACCGGGGGTCGCGCCGTGGCCGCCGTCGTAGCCGTAGGGCAGGTGGCCGCCGGCCCAGCCGGTCTCGGCGTGGCCGTTCTCGATCGCGGTCGCGTAGTTGACGATGGCCGTCAGCGTCGCCGCGCTCGGCGGGGGCGGGTTGCCGGTCGGCGCGGCGTTGCCGGTCAGCGCGGCCTTGGTCTGCGGGCCGACCTGGCCGTCGACACCGAGTCCGTGCGTCGACTGGTAGTTCTCGACGGCGGCCAGGGTGTTCGGTCCGAAGTCGCCGTCCACCGAGACGTTCGCGCCGTTCTGGTTCAGCAGCTCCTGCAGGTCGGTGACGCAGCCGTCGTCCTCGCCCTGCACGATGTTCGCCGGGCACGAGGACGACGTGATCAGGATGGCGGCCGGGACGGTGCCCGAGCCCGCGTCCAGCGCCGCCTTGGTGTTCGGGCCGACGACGCCGTCCACTTCCAGCCCGTGTGCGGACTGGAAGTCCTTCACGGCGGCCAGGGTGTCGGCGCCGAAGTCGCCGTCGACGCCCAGCGCCGCGCCGTGCTGGTTCAGCAGCTGCTGCAACTCGGTGACACAGCCGCTGATCAACCCCTCCTGGATGTCGGCGGGGCAGGCCGAGGACGTCAGGGCGATCGGCGCCGGCACCGAACTGCTGCCGCCCATCAGGGCCGCCTTGGTGTTCGGGCCGACGATGCCGTCCACCGCGAGCCCGTGGGCGGACTGGAAGGTCCGCACGGCCGCCAGGGTGTTCGGTCCGAAGTCGCCGTCGGCGACGATGTTCGCGCCGTGCTGGTTCAGCAGCTGCTGCAGTTCGGTGACGCAGCCGTCCAGTTCGCCCTGCACGATCTCGGTGGGGCAGGACGAGGACGTCAGGGAGATCGGCGCCGGCGCGGCGGCGGCGTAGAGCGCGGCCTTGGTCTGCGGGCCGACCTGGCCGTCCACGCCGAGGCCGTGCGCCGACTGGAAGTTCTTCACCGCGGTGAGCGTGTTGGCGCCGAAGTCGCCGTCGACGCTGAGCCCGGCCCCGTGCACGTTCAGCAGGTCCTGCAGCTCGGTGACACAGCCGTCGAGCTCGCCCTCCACGATGTTCGTCGGGCACGACGAGGACGTCAGCGACAGCGGCGCCGGAGCCGTCGAGGCCGAGGCCGCCGCCGGGAACGCGATGCCGGCCCCGAGGACGATCGTCGCCACGGCCAGCCAGGAGGCCGGAGCACGTCCCGGCGTCCTGTCATGTTTTCGGGTATTCACCACGTCGGACACGCCCTTTCGGCAGACACAGCAAGAAGGTCGGGACTGACGATGGGCCATGCCGCCGCGGCGTCTCCAGGGGCCGGCGACCGCCAATCCCGGCCGGCGGTGTCACCGGCCGCTGATCAGGGTTTTGGGATGCTGTCACCGGAAGTGGAGACGGCAGACGGGGGCTGTCGGCTCACCACGTCGGATGTGTGGTGACGCCACCGTCCACGACCAAGTTGTGCCCGGTGATCCAGCCCGCGAGCGGCGACGCCAGGAACACGCAAGCGTCGCCGACATCCTCAGCGCGCCCGAGTCGCCGCAGCGGTGCGGCGGCCTGCCAGCGCCGCACGCCCTCGGGCCAGGCCTGCTCGATACCGGGCCGGTGGATCAGGCCGGGGGAGACGGCGTTGACGCGGATGCCGGCCGGGCCGTACTCGAGGGCGGCGACCCGGGCGTGCATGATCAGCGCGGCTTTGGCGGCGGCGTAGTGCGCGTGGCCGGCGGCCGGGTGCGTGCCCTCGATCGACGCGATGTGGACGACGGCGCCGCCGCCGGCGCCGGCCATGACGCGTGCGGCGGCCTGGGTACAGGACACAGCGCTGGTGAGGTCGGCGTCCAGCATGTGCCGCCAGGCGTCGGCGGTCATCTGCGGCAGCGGCAGCACCGGTTGGATGCCCGCGTTGTCGACCAGGGTGTCGAGCCGCCCTTGCCAGTCGGTGGCCTGCCGCATCAGGGCGTGGCAGGCGGCGTCGTCGGTGAGGTCGGCGCCGAGTGTCACGGCCTGGCCGCCATCGGCGCGCAGCTGATCGGCCAAGTCTTCGGCGGCTTCCCGGCCCCGGCGGTAGTGCAGGACGACGGCCGCTCCGGAGGCGGAGAACCGGGAGGCGATGCCGGCCCCGATGCCTCCGCTGGCGCCGGTGATGAGAGCGACGGTGCCAGTGAGGTCGGGCAGGTTCGGGTCTGTGCGGTTGCTCATGATGAGGGCGCTGAGGGCGCTGCCGCCTCGTCGTCGGGGCCGGCGCCGCGCGGATCGTCGGGCATGCGCGTTGGCGCGTCAGTCCGAGCCAGAGCCCTGATCAGATCCTCCTCTCGCGGGTAAAGCCGCGCCAGCGTGTCAGCATCGCCACCCTCGAAATCAACCGGCAGGAACCCGGGAGCCATAGTCGTTCCGAACAACGACCAGGCTCCGCCAGGCGCCACCCGCGCACCCATCCAGCTCCCGGCCGGAACCACGGTCTGCACCAACTCCCCGTCGCCAAAGCGCCGCACCTCGGTACTCCCATCCGGGTGCAACAACAGCAGCTCCACCTCATCGCCGCGATAAAAGTGCCAGATCTCGTCGATCGGCAGCCGGTGCAGGGCCGAGAAGCCGTCGGGCTCGGCCGTCAGCAGCATCAGGATCGCCGTCCCGCACGGCCTCCCACTCGCATCCCGCGCCCCGGCCCAGGTCTGACGGAAGTGCCCGCCCTCAGCCGGGAGCGGCTCGAGCCCATATCCGGCAGCGATGGCGGCGGCCTCTTCGATCACGGTTGCGACCCTCCTGATCATCCCGATATCCACCACCGTATATTCGCCCGGCCCCCGTTGGCGGCCGCGCCACTGAAGCTGTGCGGACCGGTTCCGTACGCCGGAAGATCAGTAGCGTCCATCGGTCGGCAAAACTGGGTCTCAACCTTTCGCTGGGAAGCGACCTCTAAGGGGTGCGCCCGGCCGATCTCGGGCGCGGCCGGATTGCGCGCAGTGCGCTCGCGTCGGACGGGACGACAAGGAGGCCGGTGACGGCATGGCTTTGAGGGAGCACGAGGAAGCGCAGTTCTGGGAGTTCGTGACGGGGCGAAGGCGCGGCCTGGTCCGGGTTGCCTTCCTGCTCACCGGCGACCACGGGCTGGCCGAGGACTTCGTCCAGGACGCGTTGTTCCAGGCCTATCGCAACTGGCGGCGGATCGAGCGGCGTGAGCAGCCGGAGGCTTACGTCCGCAAGATCATCGTGAACCTGGCGAACTCTCGGTGGCGGCGGCTGAAGGACCGCAATGTCTCGTTCTACAGCAACGTGCCGGATCGGCCGACGACCCGTGATGCGCATGCGGACGTCGACCGCTCGGACGAAGTGTGGCGGGCGCTGGCGACGCTGCCGACCGGCATGCGGACGGTCATCGTCCTGCGCTTCTACGAGGAGCTCAGCGAGGCTGAGACCGCAGCCGTCCTCGGCAAGTCCGTCGGGACCGTCAAGAGCCAGTCGTCACGGGGGCTGGCCCGGCTGCGCGAGGTGCTGGGGGCGCCGGCCCAAGGCAAGCAGACCGATCCT includes the following:
- a CDS encoding cupin domain-containing protein, translating into MIEEAAAIAAGYGLEPLPAEGGHFRQTWAGARDASGRPCGTAILMLLTAEPDGFSALHRLPIDEIWHFYRGDEVELLLLHPDGSTEVRRFGDGELVQTVVPAGSWMGARVAPGGAWSLFGTTMAPGFLPVDFEGGDADTLARLYPREEDLIRALARTDAPTRMPDDPRGAGPDDEAAAPSAPSS
- a CDS encoding peptidase inhibitor family I36 protein; its protein translation is MKRKLVSMVGLAAAAGTLMVGAGATQASADSANVSSWNSPASCNSVSAYWFCLYYHQNQQGSVWRSTSPKVSTITALFGADGPVRNNAASADNGSLCNVGIWVFPGYSGDSDFLSPNRGGNLGPALRNHEASIAIDDHSSGCVGLSI
- a CDS encoding SigE family RNA polymerase sigma factor; translation: MALREHEEAQFWEFVTGRRRGLVRVAFLLTGDHGLAEDFVQDALFQAYRNWRRIERREQPEAYVRKIIVNLANSRWRRLKDRNVSFYSNVPDRPTTRDAHADVDRSDEVWRALATLPTGMRTVIVLRFYEELSEAETAAVLGKSVGTVKSQSSRGLARLREVLGAPAQGKQTDPACVAGRLGNTHV
- a CDS encoding SDR family NAD(P)-dependent oxidoreductase, which produces MSNRTDPNLPDLTGTVALITGASGGIGAGIASRFSASGAAVVLHYRRGREAAEDLADQLRADGGQAVTLGADLTDDAACHALMRQATDWQGRLDTLVDNAGIQPVLPLPQMTADAWRHMLDADLTSAVSCTQAAARVMAGAGGGAVVHIASIEGTHPAAGHAHYAAAKAALIMHARVAALEYGPAGIRVNAVSPGLIHRPGIEQAWPEGVRRWQAAAPLRRLGRAEDVGDACVFLASPLAGWITGHNLVVDGGVTTHPTW
- a CDS encoding peptidoglycan-binding protein, whose translation is MVNTRKHDRTPGRAPASWLAVATIVLGAGIAFPAAASASTAPAPLSLTSSSCPTNIVEGELDGCVTELQDLLNVHGAGLSVDGDFGANTLTAVKNFQSAHGLGVDGQVGPQTKAALYAAAAPAPISLTSSSCPTEIVQGELDGCVTELQQLLNQHGANIVADGDFGPNTLAAVRTFQSAHGLAVDGIVGPNTKAALMGGSSSVPAPIALTSSACPADIQEGLISGCVTELQQLLNQHGAALGVDGDFGADTLAAVKDFQSAHGLEVDGVVGPNTKAALDAGSGTVPAAILITSSSCPANIVQGEDDGCVTDLQELLNQNGANVSVDGDFGPNTLAAVENYQSTHGLGVDGQVGPQTKAALTGNAAPTGNPPPPSAATLTAIVNYATAIENGHAETGWAGGHLPYGYDGGHGATPGPSPADCAADGGDPACWTATQNGTPGYNGEISVDCSGFARWVYALAYGHDVLGASGTDVQISEMTRVSSPVPGDLVFFGSSSTNTHHVGVYIGNGKMINAYDTGTYIQTNNVSDGGTVVGYYQYGSGSTTTAGQSTNADWAKHVLADGGWPQSTNNVTVIMQWMSSEEPPSDWWDRNNPLNNGYGSGGGAGLGSYNNLITAADFAAQNLQQGTSDYGHIVADLASSAAPATTAQAIIDSPWSCGHYSGSTTCNTSGNPPWGAAFNHGSVATVAAPASAW